From the genome of Fundulus heteroclitus isolate FHET01 chromosome 9, MU-UCD_Fhet_4.1, whole genome shotgun sequence, one region includes:
- the tctex1d2 gene encoding tctex1 domain-containing protein 2 isoform X2 has translation MVEGSDTYFLRPNHQLKFKPAIVKGYIREIVRERLSGVQYDPENVPELTLSLAESVKDKVKSSGFDRYKLVVQVLIGEQRGQGVKMSSRCLWDADTDNYAEDVFMNDSLFCVVAVFGSYYY, from the exons ATGGTGGAGGGGTCAGATACGTACTTTCTACGACCTAACCACCAGCTCAA atttaaaccagccatCGTAAAAGGTTACATCCGTGAAATTGTGAGGGAGCGCCTGTCTGGAGTGCAGTACGACCCGGAGAATGTCCCAGAGCTGACCCTTTCACTGGCAGAGAGCGTGAAGGACAAAGTGAAGAGTT CCGGATTTGACAGATACAAGCTTGTCGTGCAGGTGCTCATTGGGGAACAGCGAGGACAGGGAGTCAA GATGTCTTCCAGGTGTTTGTGGGATGCTGACACAGACAACTACGCAGAAGATGTCTTCATGAAC GACAGCTTGTTCTGTGTGGTGGCAGTTTTTGGAAGCTACTACTATTGA
- the tctex1d2 gene encoding tctex1 domain-containing protein 2 isoform X1 — MVEGSDTYFLRPNHQLKFKPAIVKGYIREIVRERLSGVQYDPENVPELTLSLAESVKDKVKNAGFDRYKLVVQVLIGEQRGQGVKMSSRCLWDADTDNYAEDVFMNDSLFCVVAVFGSYYY; from the exons ATGGTGGAGGGGTCAGATACGTACTTTCTACGACCTAACCACCAGCTCAA atttaaaccagccatCGTAAAAGGTTACATCCGTGAAATTGTGAGGGAGCGCCTGTCTGGAGTGCAGTACGACCCGGAGAATGTCCCAGAGCTGACCCTTTCACTGGCAGAGAGCGTGAAGGACAAAGTGAAGA ATGCCGGATTTGACAGATACAAGCTTGTCGTGCAGGTGCTCATTGGGGAACAGCGAGGACAGGGAGTCAA GATGTCTTCCAGGTGTTTGTGGGATGCTGACACAGACAACTACGCAGAAGATGTCTTCATGAAC GACAGCTTGTTCTGTGTGGTGGCAGTTTTTGGAAGCTACTACTATTGA
- the LOC105915450 gene encoding receptor-transporting protein 3 has translation MEQQEWTRIFQSHVEMLNSKGHIWHLEFDENIDPKNPGCWKTYIRKTSARFSCTSCRRSWPSNRVMVIFHMRLMDNQGTVKVRALRQNCKKCHNAPMVKPIVESDNIHILMENLVEKIRMKCYQENLGPRNRVPKSLDVKSPHEPNHCEGCKMGLCTRE, from the exons ATGGAACAACAGGAATGGACACGAATCTTCCAGAGTCATGTTGAAATGCTCAATAGCAAAGGACACATTTGGCATTTGGAGTTTGATGAAAATATTGATCCTAAGAATCCAGGATGTTGGAAAACGTACATCAGAAAAACAAGTGCAAG attcaGCTGTACCTCATGTAGGAGAAGTTGGCCTTCAAACCGTGTCATGGTGATTTTCCACATGCGCCTCATGGATAATCAGGGCACTGTAAAGGTGAGAGCCTTGCGCCAAAACTGCAAGAAATGTCACAATGCGCCTATGGTGAAGCCAATCGTTGAGTCTGACAACATTCATATCCTGATGGAGAACCTGGTGGAGAAAATACGAATGAAGTGCTACCAGGAAAACCTCGGACCAAGAAACAGAGTTCCCAAAAGCCTTGATGTCAAGAGTCCCCACGAGCCTAATCATTGCGAGGGATGCAAGATGGGACTCTGTACCAGAGAATAA